One Kitasatospora sp. MAP12-44 DNA segment encodes these proteins:
- the rplD gene encoding 50S ribosomal protein L4, which yields MSTIDILSPAGDKTGTLELPAEIFDAKVSVPLMHQVVVAQLAGARQGTHSTKRRGEVRGGGRKPYRQKGTGRARQGSTRAPQFAGGGVVHGPKPRDYSQRTPKKMIAAALRGALTDRARHDRIHVITGVTATEAPSTKAAKGLFGKITERKNILLVVERADELGLKSARNLPNVHILDAGQLNTYDVLVSDDVVFTQAAFERFVAGPAASAKAVAAEGELEGSAA from the coding sequence ATGAGCACCATTGACATCCTGTCGCCCGCGGGCGACAAGACCGGCACCCTTGAGCTGCCGGCTGAGATCTTCGACGCCAAGGTCAGCGTTCCGCTGATGCACCAGGTCGTCGTCGCTCAGCTCGCCGGCGCCCGTCAGGGTACGCACTCGACCAAGCGTCGTGGCGAGGTCCGAGGCGGCGGCCGCAAGCCGTACCGCCAGAAGGGCACCGGCCGCGCCCGTCAGGGCTCGACCCGCGCTCCGCAGTTCGCCGGCGGTGGCGTTGTCCACGGCCCGAAGCCGCGTGACTACTCGCAGCGGACCCCCAAGAAGATGATCGCCGCCGCTCTGCGTGGCGCGCTCACCGACCGGGCCCGTCACGACCGCATCCACGTCATCACTGGCGTGACCGCGACCGAGGCGCCGTCGACCAAGGCTGCCAAGGGCCTGTTCGGCAAGATCACCGAGCGCAAGAACATCCTCCTCGTCGTCGAGCGTGCCGACGAGCTGGGTCTGAAGAGCGCCCGCAACCTGCCGAACGTCCACATCCTGGACGCCGGTCAGCTGAACACCTACGACGTGCTCGTCTCCGACGACGTGGTCTTCACCCAGGCCGCCTTCGAGCGTTTCGTGGCGGGTCCCGCCGCGTCCGCCAAGGCTGTGGCTGCTGAGGGCGAGCTCGAAGGGAGCGCCGCCTGA
- the rplC gene encoding 50S ribosomal protein L3 produces MAKQIKGILGEKLGMTQVWDENNRIVPVTVVKAGPNVVTQIHTADGTGYDAVQIGFGEIDPRKVNKPLAGHFAKAGVTPRRHLVELRTSDASEYTLGQEITAELFEAGVKVDVTGTSKGKGFAGVMKRHNFKGLGAGHGVQRKHRSPGSIGGCATPGRVFKGMKMAGRMGHERVTTQNLTIHAVDAEKGLLLIKGAIPGPNGGLILVRTAAKGL; encoded by the coding sequence ATGGCAAAGCAGATTAAGGGCATCCTGGGCGAGAAGCTCGGCATGACCCAGGTCTGGGACGAGAACAACCGGATTGTTCCGGTGACCGTCGTCAAGGCCGGGCCGAATGTCGTGACCCAGATCCACACCGCTGATGGCACCGGCTACGACGCCGTGCAGATCGGCTTCGGCGAGATCGACCCCCGCAAGGTGAACAAGCCCCTCGCGGGTCACTTCGCCAAGGCCGGTGTCACCCCGCGCCGCCACCTGGTCGAGCTGCGTACCTCGGACGCGTCCGAGTACACGCTGGGCCAGGAGATCACCGCTGAGCTGTTCGAGGCGGGTGTCAAGGTCGACGTGACCGGCACCTCCAAGGGCAAGGGCTTCGCCGGTGTCATGAAGCGTCACAACTTCAAGGGCCTCGGCGCCGGTCACGGCGTGCAGCGCAAGCACCGTTCGCCCGGCTCGATCGGTGGCTGCGCCACCCCGGGTCGCGTGTTCAAGGGCATGAAGATGGCCGGCCGGATGGGCCACGAGCGCGTGACCACCCAGAACCTGACCATCCACGCCGTTGACGCGGAGAAGGGGCTGCTCCTGATCAAGGGCGCAATCCCCGGTCCGAACGGCGGCCTCATCCTCGTCCGCACCGCGGCGAAGGGGCTGTGA
- the rpsJ gene encoding 30S ribosomal protein S10, producing MAGQKIRIRLKAYDHEVIDSSAKKIVETVIRTGAQVAGPVPLPTEKNVYCVIRSPHKYKDSREHFEMRTHKRLIDILDPTPKTVDSLMRLDLPAGVDIEIKL from the coding sequence ATGGCGGGACAGAAGATCCGCATCCGGCTCAAGGCCTACGACCACGAGGTGATTGACTCCTCGGCGAAGAAGATCGTCGAGACCGTCATTCGCACTGGTGCGCAGGTCGCGGGCCCGGTGCCGCTGCCCACTGAGAAGAACGTCTACTGCGTCATCCGCTCGCCGCACAAGTACAAGGACTCGCGCGAGCACTTCGAGATGCGCACCCACAAGCGTCTGATCGACATCCTCGACCCGACCCCGAAGACCGTTGACTCGCTGATGCGCCTCGACCTTCCGGCCGGCGTCGACATCGAGATCAAGCTCTGA
- a CDS encoding acyltransferase, which produces MSTSGFRQRLFNVPTLASSWSRENGFGLLRLLLAISVIASHSFPLGYGKADLGVGISHNQTNVGALAVAGFFVLSGLLITRSGMRLTTGRFLWHRALRLLPGLWVCLFLTAFVMAPLVAIHEKQSLSALFSSPTGPWSYLRANWAEGSTQYGIANLLGHVPHAGAFNGSLWTLRYEMAGYLSVGFLAAAAVLRRARWVVVLLMAWAYYILVSTALTFPHLRMTTYAPLHGLVSYSLPLLGPLSSDYLVPMLFMFGLGTLAELFRDRLPISGVLAAVALAVFAGTLHYGGFALFGMPALAYLLIFAAMRMPAPLNKIGSKRDYSYGLYIYAFVVQQGLAELHFARWGVVPFFLLSLAGSLVLAALSWHLVEQPALRLKNLGLARRPARRSTTPVGVEGAGAPVRSGDNEPLRT; this is translated from the coding sequence ATGAGTACATCAGGTTTCCGCCAACGTCTTTTCAACGTACCGACGTTGGCGAGCAGCTGGTCGCGGGAGAACGGGTTCGGGCTGCTGCGCCTGCTGCTCGCCATCTCCGTGATCGCCTCGCACTCCTTCCCCCTGGGCTACGGGAAGGCCGACCTCGGTGTCGGCATCTCGCACAACCAGACCAACGTCGGCGCGCTGGCCGTCGCCGGCTTCTTCGTGCTCTCCGGCCTCCTTATCACCCGCAGCGGGATGCGCCTGACCACCGGCCGCTTCCTGTGGCACCGGGCGCTTCGCCTGCTGCCCGGGCTCTGGGTCTGCCTCTTCCTGACCGCCTTCGTGATGGCACCGCTGGTCGCGATCCACGAGAAGCAGTCGCTGTCCGCCCTCTTCTCCAGCCCGACGGGCCCGTGGAGCTACCTGCGGGCCAACTGGGCCGAGGGCTCCACCCAGTACGGCATCGCCAACCTGCTCGGCCACGTGCCGCACGCCGGCGCCTTCAACGGCTCGCTGTGGACGCTGCGTTACGAGATGGCGGGCTACCTCAGCGTCGGCTTCCTGGCCGCCGCGGCCGTGTTGCGCCGGGCGCGCTGGGTGGTCGTCCTGCTGATGGCCTGGGCCTACTACATCCTGGTCAGCACCGCGCTCACGTTCCCGCACCTGCGGATGACGACATACGCGCCGCTGCACGGGTTGGTCAGCTACTCGCTGCCGCTGCTCGGGCCGCTGTCCTCGGACTACCTGGTCCCGATGCTCTTCATGTTCGGCCTGGGCACCCTCGCCGAGCTCTTCCGCGACCGGCTGCCGATCAGCGGCGTCCTGGCCGCGGTCGCGCTCGCCGTCTTCGCCGGCACCCTGCACTACGGCGGCTTCGCGCTGTTCGGAATGCCCGCGCTGGCCTACCTGCTGATCTTCGCGGCGATGCGGATGCCCGCACCGCTGAACAAGATCGGCAGCAAGCGCGACTACTCGTACGGCCTCTACATCTACGCCTTCGTCGTCCAGCAGGGACTCGCCGAGCTGCACTTCGCCCGGTGGGGCGTGGTCCCGTTCTTCCTGCTGAGCCTGGCCGGCTCGCTCGTCCTGGCAGCCCTGTCCTGGCACCTGGTGGAGCAGCCCGCGCTGCGCCTGAAGAACCTCGGCCTCGCGCGGCGTCCGGCTCGTCGCAGCACTACGCCGGTCGGGGTGGAAGGCGCTGGCGCACCCGTGCGCTCAGGCGATAATGAGCCGCTTCGTACATAG
- a CDS encoding DUF2142 domain-containing protein → MFFALGGAWSIGTPLMAAPDEPAHAIHAAAVVRGEFSGTEKMQQLTVANVDTTWAVQQVKVPSWYGLLNGYTDCIPHHAATECESALRVKPAPTGTTLTTTSAGRYNPLYYIAVGWPSLFVNGPVGVYLMRLISAALAAMLLASALVTAAESRRPALAQLSVLAAATPMVLFLNGVVNPNGLENSAALLCWTATLAVLMDPRPDLLRRRLARIAIPAIILLEIRPLGLLWIAGIAFFGLVAAEGGAVRAVLRERASWWWTGGIGLALVTAEIWTRMHPDHSTIKASSSLAFAPAAKHTFLSTGDYLQQMIGNFGWLDVSAPFLSIAFWIGGVLLLVLLAMTCARWRDILSLACLGTTIVLLPIFAQGLEAHSVGMIWQGRYLLPYAVGLPILATAVIVRRSPGAGLLRPRLFLLLGSMLAAAQFFAFVWTLRNYTVGEDGSLLMMSAHWSPPGTWMLWVCVSGLGCLATLWLLLAHCGERVSTTDDGAADTPGGASAFGDKLITA, encoded by the coding sequence ATGTTCTTCGCGCTCGGGGGAGCCTGGTCGATCGGCACCCCGCTGATGGCCGCACCGGACGAGCCCGCACACGCGATCCACGCGGCCGCCGTGGTCCGGGGGGAGTTCAGCGGGACCGAGAAGATGCAGCAGCTCACCGTCGCCAACGTCGACACCACCTGGGCCGTCCAGCAGGTCAAGGTCCCCAGCTGGTACGGGCTGCTGAACGGCTACACCGACTGCATCCCGCACCACGCGGCCACCGAATGCGAGTCGGCTCTGCGGGTGAAGCCCGCACCCACCGGGACGACCCTCACCACCACGAGCGCGGGGCGCTACAACCCGCTCTACTACATCGCCGTCGGCTGGCCCAGCCTGTTCGTTAACGGCCCCGTCGGTGTCTACCTGATGCGCCTGATCTCGGCCGCACTCGCCGCGATGCTGCTGGCCAGCGCCCTGGTCACCGCCGCCGAGTCGCGGCGCCCGGCACTGGCGCAGCTGAGCGTGCTGGCCGCCGCGACGCCGATGGTGCTGTTCCTCAACGGGGTGGTCAACCCCAACGGCCTGGAGAACTCGGCCGCGCTGCTCTGCTGGACGGCGACGCTGGCCGTCCTGATGGATCCCAGACCCGATCTGCTGCGGCGCCGGCTGGCCCGGATCGCCATCCCGGCGATCATCCTGCTGGAGATCCGCCCGCTCGGACTGCTGTGGATCGCCGGCATCGCGTTCTTCGGGCTGGTGGCGGCCGAGGGCGGCGCGGTGCGCGCGGTGCTGCGTGAGCGGGCCTCCTGGTGGTGGACCGGCGGCATCGGGCTCGCGCTGGTGACCGCGGAGATCTGGACCCGGATGCACCCCGACCACTCGACGATCAAGGCCTCCTCGTCGCTCGCGTTCGCGCCCGCGGCGAAGCACACCTTCCTGTCGACCGGCGACTACCTCCAGCAGATGATCGGCAACTTCGGCTGGCTCGACGTCAGCGCGCCGTTCCTCAGCATCGCCTTCTGGATCGGCGGCGTACTGCTGCTCGTCCTGCTCGCGATGACCTGCGCGAGGTGGCGGGACATCCTGAGCCTGGCCTGCCTGGGGACGACCATCGTGCTGCTGCCGATCTTCGCCCAGGGCCTGGAGGCCCACTCGGTCGGGATGATCTGGCAGGGCCGCTACCTGCTCCCCTACGCGGTGGGACTCCCCATACTCGCCACCGCGGTGATCGTCAGGCGCTCCCCCGGCGCCGGTCTGCTCCGCCCCCGCCTGTTCCTGCTGCTCGGCTCGATGCTGGCGGCGGCGCAGTTCTTCGCGTTCGTCTGGACGCTGCGCAACTACACCGTCGGCGAGGACGGCTCGCTGCTGATGATGAGCGCGCACTGGAGCCCGCCGGGGACCTGGATGCTGTGGGTCTGCGTCAGCGGCCTCGGCTGCCTGGCAACCCTGTGGCTGCTCCTGGCGCACTGCGGCGAGCGGGTCAGCACCACCGACGACGGAGCCGCGGACACACCCGGCGGCGCCTCCGCCTTCGGCGACAAGCTGATCACTGCCTAG
- a CDS encoding acyltransferase has product MTGPRSWPSLADKLSARQNGFGLLRLLLSLAVVVAHGRQIGFGLSSPLYEPSHHQVGLGDLAVCGFFALSGLLITRSAMRINLRRFLWHRMVRILPGFWACLLVTVFIAGPILARHDGIPLHRYLHDPSGPWAYLQANWSLSWGQAGISGILAHVPIPGEINGSIWSLRLEMLCYLAVAALAATEVLRRNRAVVLLLVLGGWLYLWTIVAGAPQLRSYIYAPTPDNWTLPFLGAISLSQLLPLMVIFGLGALAQLYREQLPVHGSLALVSAALCVGTFHYGGFTVVGIPAFVYLVIWCGVSTPRPLTRIGSKVDLSYGLYIYSFIVEQGLVAFHGNRWGLLPYLAIAFTVSLGAAACSWHLVERPALRWKDRTLGELLPPFLRGRPAAHGPAMDGAAPAVVPAPAARESVESGAANRHRRTSL; this is encoded by the coding sequence ATGACAGGCCCGCGGTCGTGGCCTTCCCTGGCCGATAAGCTCTCAGCGAGACAGAACGGGTTCGGCCTGCTGCGACTGCTGCTCTCGCTGGCCGTCGTCGTCGCGCACGGGCGGCAGATCGGCTTCGGGCTCAGCTCACCGCTCTACGAGCCGAGCCACCACCAGGTCGGCCTGGGAGACCTCGCCGTCTGCGGATTCTTCGCCCTCTCCGGGCTGCTGATCACCCGGAGCGCGATGCGAATCAATCTTCGCCGCTTCCTGTGGCACCGCATGGTGCGCATCCTTCCCGGCTTCTGGGCCTGCCTGCTGGTGACGGTCTTCATCGCCGGGCCCATCCTGGCGAGGCACGACGGCATCCCGCTCCACAGGTACCTCCACGACCCCAGCGGGCCCTGGGCCTACCTCCAGGCCAACTGGTCGCTCAGCTGGGGCCAGGCGGGAATCTCCGGGATCCTCGCGCACGTGCCCATCCCCGGAGAGATCAACGGGTCGATCTGGTCACTCCGCCTGGAGATGCTCTGCTACCTCGCGGTGGCCGCGCTGGCAGCCACCGAGGTGTTGCGGCGCAACCGCGCCGTCGTCCTGCTGCTGGTGCTCGGCGGCTGGCTCTACCTCTGGACGATCGTGGCCGGCGCCCCGCAGCTGCGGTCGTACATCTACGCACCCACGCCGGACAACTGGACCCTGCCGTTCCTGGGCGCCATCAGCCTGAGCCAGCTGCTGCCGCTGATGGTGATCTTCGGTCTCGGCGCCCTGGCCCAGCTCTACCGCGAGCAGCTGCCGGTGCACGGCTCGCTTGCCCTGGTCAGTGCCGCGCTGTGCGTGGGGACGTTCCACTACGGCGGCTTCACCGTGGTCGGGATCCCCGCCTTCGTCTACCTGGTCATCTGGTGCGGCGTGAGTACTCCGCGTCCGCTGACCCGGATCGGCTCGAAGGTCGACCTCTCGTACGGGCTGTACATCTACTCCTTCATCGTCGAGCAGGGGCTGGTGGCGTTCCACGGCAACCGGTGGGGCCTGCTGCCCTACCTCGCCATCGCGTTCACGGTCTCACTGGGCGCCGCGGCCTGCTCGTGGCACCTGGTCGAGCGTCCTGCGCTCCGGTGGAAGGACCGGACGCTGGGCGAGCTCCTCCCGCCGTTCCTGCGGGGGCGTCCGGCCGCGCACGGCCCCGCCATGGATGGCGCCGCGCCGGCCGTCGTGCCCGCACCGGCGGCCCGCGAGTCGGTGGAATCCGGAGCCGCTAACAGGCACCGGCGTACCTCGCTCTGA
- the rfbB gene encoding dTDP-glucose 4,6-dehydratase, giving the protein MRILVTGGAGFIGSEFVRSLLSPGTTDIRITVLDKLTYSGVEANLAPVAQHPGYSFVKGDICDADLVDQVMAGHDAVVHFAAESHVDRSIAGAGPFVLTNVVGTQVLLDAARKHGVGRFVHVSTDEVYGSIESGSWTEEWPLSPNSPYSASKASSDLLALAYHRTHKMDVVVTRCSNNYGYYQFPEKVIPLFTTNLIDGKHVPLYGNGGNIRDWLHVSDHCRGIDLVLRGGRAGEVYNIGGGTEVTNKELTGLLLDAAGVGWDMVDHVADRKGHDLRYSIDISKIGNELGYAPQVSFADGLASTIAWYRDNRAWWEPLKSKAELSA; this is encoded by the coding sequence ATGCGTATCCTCGTCACCGGCGGTGCCGGATTCATCGGCTCCGAGTTCGTGAGGTCGTTGCTGTCCCCCGGGACCACCGACATCCGGATCACCGTGCTGGACAAGCTGACGTACTCCGGCGTCGAGGCGAACCTCGCGCCGGTCGCTCAGCATCCCGGCTACAGCTTCGTCAAGGGCGACATCTGCGACGCCGACCTGGTCGACCAGGTGATGGCCGGGCACGACGCCGTGGTGCACTTCGCGGCCGAGTCGCACGTGGACCGTTCGATCGCGGGCGCCGGGCCCTTCGTGCTGACCAACGTGGTCGGCACCCAGGTGCTGCTGGACGCCGCCCGCAAGCACGGCGTCGGCCGGTTCGTCCACGTGTCCACCGACGAGGTGTACGGCTCGATCGAGAGCGGCTCCTGGACCGAGGAGTGGCCGCTCTCCCCGAACTCGCCGTACTCCGCCTCCAAGGCCTCCTCCGACCTGCTGGCGCTCGCCTACCACCGCACCCACAAGATGGACGTGGTGGTCACCCGGTGCTCCAACAACTACGGGTACTACCAGTTCCCGGAGAAGGTCATCCCGCTGTTCACCACCAACCTGATCGACGGCAAGCACGTGCCGCTGTACGGCAACGGTGGCAACATCCGGGACTGGCTGCACGTCTCCGACCACTGCCGCGGGATCGACCTGGTGCTGCGCGGCGGCCGGGCCGGCGAGGTCTACAACATCGGCGGCGGCACCGAGGTCACCAACAAGGAGCTCACCGGGCTGCTGCTGGACGCCGCGGGTGTCGGCTGGGACATGGTGGACCACGTCGCTGACCGCAAGGGCCACGACCTGCGCTACTCGATCGACATCAGCAAGATCGGCAACGAGCTCGGCTACGCGCCGCAGGTCTCCTTCGCCGACGGCCTGGCGAGCACGATCGCCTGGTACCGCGACAACCGCGCCTGGTGGGAGCCGCTGAAGTCGAAGGCCGAGCTGAGCGCATGA
- the rfbD gene encoding dTDP-4-dehydrorhamnose reductase, which translates to MSSWLVTGAAGMLGQDLLAVLRARPDIKVTGLARAELDITDPAAVRSAVAGHDVVVNAAAWTNVDSAEESEAAATAINGAGVRNLAAACAEHRAVLLHVSTDYVLPGNATEPYPEDAATGPLNAYGRSKLVGESAVAELLPELGYVVRTAWLYGEHGPNFVATMLKLAAVRETVDVVEDQLGQPTWSYALAERLVALGDRALAGAAPAGVYHGTAAGSTSWFGLARAAYELAGLDPQRIRPTTAAAFARPAARPAFSVLGHERWAEAGLAPMPAWQTLLRQALEQPVFAQLAAEAQPVTGG; encoded by the coding sequence ATGAGCAGCTGGCTGGTCACCGGGGCCGCGGGGATGCTCGGCCAGGATCTGCTGGCCGTCCTGCGGGCCCGTCCGGACATCAAGGTCACGGGTCTCGCCCGGGCCGAGCTGGACATCACCGACCCAGCCGCGGTCCGGTCGGCGGTGGCCGGCCACGACGTGGTCGTGAACGCGGCCGCCTGGACGAATGTCGACAGCGCCGAGGAGTCCGAGGCCGCCGCGACCGCGATCAACGGCGCGGGGGTCCGCAATCTGGCCGCCGCCTGCGCCGAGCACCGCGCCGTGCTGCTGCACGTCTCCACCGACTACGTGCTGCCGGGGAACGCCACCGAGCCGTACCCGGAGGACGCCGCGACGGGCCCGCTGAACGCCTACGGACGCAGCAAGCTGGTGGGCGAGAGCGCCGTCGCCGAGCTGCTTCCCGAGCTGGGCTATGTGGTGCGCACCGCCTGGCTGTACGGCGAGCACGGCCCCAACTTCGTCGCCACGATGCTGAAGCTCGCGGCCGTGCGGGAGACCGTCGACGTGGTCGAGGACCAGCTGGGTCAGCCGACCTGGTCGTACGCCCTGGCCGAGCGGCTGGTCGCCCTCGGTGACCGGGCGCTGGCCGGCGCGGCCCCCGCGGGGGTCTACCACGGCACCGCCGCCGGCAGCACCAGCTGGTTCGGGCTGGCGCGAGCCGCCTACGAGCTGGCCGGCCTCGACCCGCAGCGGATCCGGCCGACCACGGCGGCGGCGTTCGCCCGACCGGCCGCTCGCCCCGCCTTCAGTGTTCTCGGTCACGAACGCTGGGCCGAGGCCGGACTCGCTCCCATGCCTGCCTGGCAGACCCTGCTGCGCCAGGCCCTGGAACAGCCGGTGTTCGCTCAACTGGCCGCAGAAGCACAGCCCGTAACGGGCGGGTAG
- a CDS encoding DUF2304 domain-containing protein, protein MQLSTLTSITGLLVLGYILELLRRQQLREKYAAIWLAIGIVVAPLGFIPDLLDSTAKRLGVQSGASLVLFAGFVLILLVSLHLSWEASRLEAETRTLAEDVALIRAHLVQQGGYPIPLSRPADDAAAAEPEVLS, encoded by the coding sequence GTGCAACTCTCCACCTTGACCTCGATCACCGGTCTGCTGGTGCTCGGGTACATCCTCGAGTTGCTGCGCCGTCAGCAACTTCGAGAGAAGTACGCGGCGATCTGGCTTGCCATCGGCATAGTCGTCGCCCCTCTCGGATTCATCCCCGACCTGCTCGACTCCACCGCCAAGAGGCTGGGTGTCCAGTCGGGCGCCAGTCTGGTCCTCTTCGCCGGTTTCGTGCTGATCCTGCTGGTGAGCCTGCACCTCAGCTGGGAGGCCAGCCGGCTGGAGGCAGAGACCAGGACCCTCGCCGAAGACGTCGCACTGATCCGCGCTCACCTCGTGCAGCAGGGCGGATATCCCATACCGCTGTCCCGCCCGGCTGACGACGCCGCAGCTGCCGAACCAGAGGTGCTCTCGTGA
- a CDS encoding glycosyltransferase family 2 protein, with the protein MSHTRRVLIILPAWNEEEGLPSVLREIQEHLPYVDTLVVDDGSSDNTAAVAEAAGSAVARLPFNLGVGGAMRCGYRYAALHGYDVAIQVDADGQHDPAYVPVLLAQLEKGEADLVVGARFAGTGDYEVRGPRKWAMKLLSGVLSKITGTRLTDTTSGFRACNKPLIEFFSRWYPVEYLGDTIESMVGAARVGFTIRQVPVAMRARTTGRPSASPFRAMVYLTRAGLVLLLAMIRRMPKSLRELAPGSPSYDAFASQIRSQQQQLPVKA; encoded by the coding sequence GTGAGCCACACCCGACGGGTTCTCATCATCCTGCCCGCCTGGAACGAGGAAGAGGGCCTGCCCTCCGTTCTGCGCGAGATCCAGGAACACCTGCCGTACGTGGACACCCTGGTCGTGGACGACGGCTCCTCGGACAACACCGCGGCCGTCGCCGAGGCGGCCGGCTCCGCGGTGGCCCGACTGCCGTTCAACCTCGGTGTCGGCGGAGCGATGCGCTGCGGCTACCGCTACGCCGCCCTGCACGGTTACGACGTCGCGATCCAGGTCGACGCGGACGGGCAGCACGACCCCGCCTACGTCCCCGTCCTGCTCGCCCAGCTGGAGAAGGGCGAGGCCGACCTGGTGGTCGGCGCCCGCTTCGCCGGCACCGGCGACTACGAGGTGCGCGGCCCGCGCAAGTGGGCGATGAAGCTGCTCTCCGGCGTGCTGTCGAAGATAACCGGCACGCGGCTGACCGACACCACGTCAGGTTTCCGTGCCTGCAACAAGCCGCTGATCGAGTTCTTCTCCCGCTGGTACCCGGTCGAGTACCTCGGCGACACCATCGAGAGCATGGTCGGCGCGGCCCGCGTCGGCTTCACCATCCGGCAGGTGCCCGTGGCGATGCGCGCCCGCACCACCGGCCGTCCCAGCGCGTCCCCGTTCCGGGCGATGGTCTACCTGACCCGGGCGGGCCTGGTGCTCCTGCTCGCCATGATCCGCCGGATGCCGAAGAGCCTTCGCGAGCTGGCCCCCGGGTCACCCTCCTACGACGCGTTCGCTTCGCAGATCCGTTCCCAGCAGCAACAGCTCCCCGTCAAGGCCTAG
- a CDS encoding glycosyltransferase: MSRFEILLPYYGDVRLMQDAVRSVLAQDGEDWRLTVVDDGQEPEVPGWFESLGDSRVRYFRNERNLGVSGNFNHCVELAEYDHLVLMGCDDLMHPNYLRVIREAVARDPKAAMIQPGVQVIGSDGRPVDTLADRTKRKLYAPKGPQDAPLGGEALAISLLRGNWLYFPSICWRTDLVKPYGFRSDLGVIQDLALVVDLLVAGETLATTPEVCFSYRRHTESESSAKAYTGHRFQEAKQFFLETAVRMAELGWHRAAKASRRHYSSRLHALALLPKAARHAGRPGVAAMLRHAFGSR; this comes from the coding sequence GTGTCACGCTTCGAGATCCTCCTTCCGTACTACGGGGATGTCCGACTGATGCAGGACGCCGTCCGGAGCGTCCTTGCTCAGGACGGGGAGGATTGGCGACTCACCGTCGTCGACGATGGTCAGGAACCCGAGGTACCCGGCTGGTTCGAGTCCCTCGGGGACAGCCGGGTCCGCTACTTCCGCAACGAGCGGAACCTCGGCGTCAGCGGCAACTTCAACCACTGTGTGGAGTTGGCCGAGTACGACCACCTGGTGCTGATGGGCTGCGACGACCTCATGCACCCGAACTACCTGCGCGTCATCCGGGAGGCGGTCGCCCGCGACCCCAAGGCGGCCATGATCCAGCCCGGCGTCCAGGTGATCGGCAGTGACGGCCGCCCGGTCGACACCCTGGCGGACCGCACCAAGCGCAAGCTGTACGCGCCCAAGGGCCCCCAGGACGCGCCGCTCGGCGGCGAGGCACTGGCGATCAGCCTGCTGCGCGGCAACTGGCTCTACTTCCCGTCCATCTGCTGGCGCACGGACCTGGTCAAGCCCTACGGCTTCCGGTCCGACCTCGGGGTGATCCAGGACCTGGCGCTGGTGGTCGACCTGCTGGTGGCCGGTGAGACGCTGGCCACCACACCCGAGGTCTGCTTCAGCTACCGTCGGCACACCGAGAGCGAGTCGTCGGCCAAGGCCTACACCGGGCACCGGTTCCAGGAGGCCAAGCAGTTCTTCCTGGAGACCGCCGTCCGGATGGCCGAGCTCGGCTGGCACCGGGCGGCCAAGGCCTCCCGGCGGCACTACTCCTCCCGGTTGCACGCCCTCGCACTCCTCCCCAAGGCTGCCAGGCATGCCGGCCGCCCAGGGGTCGCCGCCATGCTGCGCCACGCCTTCGGCTCGCGCTGA